Proteins encoded in a region of the Gammaproteobacteria bacterium genome:
- a CDS encoding c-type cytochrome: MFTISLKIKLKIKVLTMMQLLLPATRRRASRSWAPGPAAAWLFALGAALLPAVSFAQTINPLESDPRAAAAGGSLYRAQCATCHGADAMGIQDIQAPDLTRLWSTPGRSDAGVFQIIRNGIPGSIMPPHSYTDTETWMLVSYLKSIGGGGNPVSYAGNRQQGATLFARSCSRCHRVNGTGGSLGPDLSRITAQRSKQALQLSVRNPSDAMRRGFRPVRLVGADNRQFRGTIKSEDAFTIQIMDTSQALRGFRKADLVSIQYEERSLMPRFTESALSDSELEDILSYLASAAGQSTN, encoded by the coding sequence ATGTTTACCATTTCCCTGAAAATTAAACTAAAAATAAAAGTACTGACCATGATGCAATTACTCTTACCGGCGACCCGCAGGCGGGCGTCTCGTTCCTGGGCGCCCGGCCCGGCCGCTGCCTGGCTGTTCGCCCTTGGCGCCGCGTTGCTGCCTGCGGTTTCTTTCGCCCAGACCATCAACCCCCTGGAATCGGATCCCCGTGCAGCGGCGGCTGGAGGCTCACTTTATCGGGCCCAATGCGCCACCTGTCACGGCGCCGACGCAATGGGAATACAGGATATTCAGGCCCCCGATCTGACGCGGCTGTGGTCCACGCCCGGTCGCAGTGATGCCGGTGTGTTCCAGATCATTCGCAACGGCATACCAGGCAGTATCATGCCCCCGCACAGCTACACCGATACGGAAACCTGGATGCTGGTCAGTTACCTGAAGAGTATAGGGGGTGGCGGCAACCCGGTCAGTTACGCTGGAAATCGTCAGCAAGGCGCCACGCTGTTTGCCAGAAGCTGCAGTCGTTGTCATCGGGTAAATGGCACGGGTGGCTCGCTGGGCCCGGATCTCAGCCGGATTACTGCCCAGCGCTCGAAGCAGGCACTTCAGCTTTCGGTTCGTAATCCAAGCGATGCCATGCGGCGCGGTTTCCGCCCGGTGCGACTGGTCGGCGCCGATAACCGGCAGTTTCGTGGCACTATCAAGAGCGAGGACGCATTTACCATTCAGATCATGGATACCAGCCAGGCGCTGCGAGGCTTCCGTAAGGCTGACCTGGTCAGTATTCAATACGAAGAGCGTTCCCTGATGCCCCGATTTACCGAATCGGCGCTGAGTGATAGCGAACTTGAAGACATCCTGAGTTATCTGGCCAGCGCGGCCGGCCAGAGCACCAACTAA
- a CDS encoding cupin domain-containing protein → MKKNNEKKTSFLEVAISACAVVALGVVVFATQTEEISAQASNFQGGSPVVSQTPDMRNIRILFPAGVRSSWHSHTWGQLLMIEEGIGLHQIRGRAIEEFHAGEPFWTPAGIEHWHGAHPDVDAHQLTIYEGDVEWLDPVTDEQYHGVRIRPMSRSAN, encoded by the coding sequence ATGAAGAAGAACAACGAGAAGAAAACTTCATTCCTGGAGGTAGCGATTTCCGCCTGCGCGGTAGTTGCATTGGGTGTGGTAGTTTTTGCAACCCAGACAGAGGAAATTTCGGCTCAGGCCAGCAATTTCCAGGGCGGTTCACCGGTAGTGAGCCAGACCCCCGACATGCGCAATATTCGTATCCTGTTTCCTGCCGGCGTGCGCTCATCCTGGCACTCCCACACCTGGGGGCAACTGCTGATGATCGAAGAAGGTATCGGCCTGCACCAGATTCGAGGCCGGGCCATTGAGGAATTTCATGCCGGCGAGCCGTTCTGGACGCCAGCCGGCATCGAACACTGGCACGGTGCACACCCCGATGTGGATGCCCATCAGCTGACCATTTACGAAGGCGACGTTGAGTGGCTGGACCCGGTCACCGACGAGCAGTATCACGGTGTTCGGATTCGTCCCATGAGCCGGTCTGCCAACTGA
- a CDS encoding sulfotransferase — protein sequence MFSAFVFSVGLYWKLCRQSLSRSGGLGPVTLKGRLLRLLLYLLFAPVFLIHWLGFLLDEIFFRDYRKVAIKEPVFVLGVPRSGTTFLHRTLAADKKLFTSVSTWEVFLAPSISQRVFWRLLGRFDRLLGRPFGRLINHLEKRLFSGLEGIHDVSLQAAEEDYLLLLPLMSCFILFLPFTESSYIWNLSRLDWQMPEADRQRIMQFYRASLQKHLYFHGKELRYLSKNASFASWVQTLQKSFPDARFIVCLREPDKAVPSLLGSLASGAEFFELDLHSGRLPAQLVEMMQCFYQHLLTDWQPDWELVQMHELKSGIDGRIASLYRHLGLPMTREYQQELAVQAAQARQFTPRTRPIDPSAGMADVYFRERFPWYYRILEA from the coding sequence ATGTTCTCAGCATTTGTTTTCTCAGTCGGGCTGTACTGGAAGCTGTGCCGACAGTCCCTGTCCCGCTCCGGCGGATTGGGGCCGGTGACCCTCAAGGGGCGCCTGCTGCGCCTGCTGCTGTACCTGCTGTTTGCTCCGGTCTTTCTAATACACTGGCTGGGCTTTCTCCTGGACGAGATCTTTTTTCGTGACTATCGCAAGGTAGCGATCAAGGAACCGGTATTCGTGCTGGGCGTGCCACGCAGCGGTACCACTTTTCTGCACCGCACACTGGCTGCCGATAAAAAGCTGTTTACCTCGGTGTCCACCTGGGAGGTTTTTCTGGCCCCGTCGATTTCCCAGCGCGTATTCTGGCGCCTGCTGGGTCGATTCGACCGATTACTGGGGCGACCGTTCGGTCGCCTGATCAACCACCTGGAAAAACGGCTTTTCAGTGGACTGGAGGGTATTCACGATGTCTCCCTGCAGGCAGCGGAAGAAGACTACCTGCTGCTGCTACCGCTGATGTCCTGCTTCATCCTGTTTCTGCCCTTTACTGAATCCAGTTACATCTGGAACCTGTCACGGCTGGATTGGCAGATGCCGGAAGCGGATCGACAGCGGATCATGCAATTCTACCGGGCCAGTCTGCAAAAGCATCTTTACTTCCACGGTAAAGAGCTCCGCTACCTGTCCAAGAATGCGTCGTTCGCCTCCTGGGTACAGACCCTGCAAAAATCCTTTCCTGACGCACGCTTCATCGTCTGCCTGCGGGAACCTGACAAAGCAGTGCCCTCACTGCTTGGCTCCCTTGCCTCGGGGGCGGAGTTTTTTGAACTTGATCTTCATAGCGGGCGGCTACCCGCACAACTCGTTGAAATGATGCAGTGTTTTTACCAGCACCTGCTCACTGATTGGCAGCCCGACTGGGAGCTGGTACAGATGCACGAATTGAAGTCCGGCATTGACGGACGAATAGCAAGCCTCTACCGCCACCTTGGATTACCAATGACGAGGGAGTATCAGCAAGAACTGGCTGTCCAGGCTGCTCAGGCACGGCAGTTTACTCCCCGGACCAGGCCCATCGATCCCTCTGCGGGTATGGCTGATGTGTATTTCCGGGAGCGATTCCCCTGGTACTACAGAATTCTTGAAGCCTGA
- a CDS encoding glycosyltransferase, which produces MENSVTASINHTPHDQGLPFIPTSDRYAGLRIAVLSDALQYRNGVDAYYRDLVEHLAPHVESISLLTPNEVDGDLATDLFHLPLPGDATQSIFFPQPSRLNARIRELAPNVLISATNGPFGMYGVYLSRRHGLKLIAGFHTHIEELCHLYWGAMLGWLTRTYMESQNRILFHRASSVVVNSHSMLEPARLLSKTQVSLMSTPLDSLFMERAVTQPRDQLGRVFYGGRLAPEKNVGAIVDAARQLHSVTFTIAGDGPLRQEIETQAAQLPNLNYLGLLPRDAMVDQIDAHDLVVLPSHLEAFGTIALEAMVRQRLVLVSSECGILSWPDLARGLYRFRNDESLSMALTRIAGLDPRLRQHKARQARIEALATHRDAVRGWLNLLAAPHDAAI; this is translated from the coding sequence ATGGAAAATTCAGTTACCGCCAGTATCAACCACACTCCACATGATCAGGGGCTGCCATTCATCCCCACCAGCGACCGCTACGCCGGATTGAGAATCGCGGTACTGTCCGATGCCCTGCAGTATCGGAACGGCGTCGACGCTTATTACCGCGACCTGGTCGAGCATCTCGCCCCCCATGTTGAATCCATCTCCCTGCTGACACCCAACGAGGTAGACGGTGACCTTGCCACCGACCTGTTTCACCTGCCCCTGCCCGGTGATGCTACCCAGAGTATATTTTTTCCCCAGCCATCCAGGCTTAACGCCCGGATCAGGGAGCTCGCGCCCAACGTATTGATTTCCGCAACCAATGGGCCGTTCGGCATGTACGGCGTTTACCTGTCCCGCCGTCACGGGCTGAAGCTTATTGCCGGGTTTCACACCCATATCGAGGAACTCTGCCACCTGTACTGGGGCGCCATGCTGGGCTGGTTGACCCGGACCTACATGGAATCCCAGAACCGCATTCTCTTTCACCGGGCAAGCAGTGTAGTGGTCAACAGTCACAGTATGTTAGAACCGGCACGTTTACTGAGCAAAACACAGGTCTCGCTGATGAGCACGCCGCTCGACAGCCTGTTCATGGAGCGTGCCGTGACGCAACCGCGTGATCAGTTAGGCAGGGTTTTTTATGGCGGGAGACTGGCACCGGAAAAAAACGTCGGCGCTATCGTGGATGCAGCCAGGCAGTTGCACTCTGTTACCTTCACCATCGCCGGTGACGGCCCTTTACGGCAGGAGATCGAGACCCAGGCCGCGCAGCTGCCTAATCTGAATTACCTGGGCCTATTACCCCGCGACGCCATGGTCGATCAGATCGATGCCCATGACCTGGTCGTTCTGCCCTCCCACCTTGAAGCATTCGGCACCATTGCGCTGGAAGCCATGGTCCGGCAGCGACTGGTACTGGTATCCAGTGAGTGTGGCATCCTTTCCTGGCCGGATCTGGCCCGCGGACTCTATAGATTCCGGAACGACGAGTCGCTTTCCATGGCACTTACCCGTATCGCCGGGCTTGATCCCCGGCTCCGCCAACACAAGGCCCGACAGGCCCGTATCGAGGCTCTCGCCACACACCGGGATGCGGTGCGGGGCTGGTTAAACCTGCTGGCAGCCCCGCACGATGCCGCCATCTGA
- a CDS encoding polysaccharide deacetylase family protein: protein MPPSETKLPPGRRTNAQALRAVVSVHDVMPETLPAVETILTRLQTLGVAPITALVVPGRNWSQQQINWLREKQLEGIVLAGHGWYHHVARRRTLYHKLHGLILSRRVAEHLSLTESEVAGLIARCYDWFIEKGFSAPSLYVPPAWALGRIRRQTLDALPFRVYENLSGVYRIGDDRFVRLPLTGYEAEDPLRVAFLSGWNRLNELRARNTATALRLSIHPLDFSLGLAGQIEAQLKRADSFLGYEQLFAT, encoded by the coding sequence ATGCCGCCATCTGAGACAAAGCTGCCGCCCGGCAGACGAACAAATGCACAAGCCCTGCGGGCCGTGGTGTCCGTTCATGATGTCATGCCGGAAACACTGCCCGCCGTGGAAACGATTCTCACCCGGTTACAGACCCTGGGGGTTGCACCCATCACAGCATTGGTCGTGCCCGGCCGGAACTGGAGCCAGCAACAGATTAACTGGCTGCGGGAAAAGCAGCTGGAAGGAATTGTCTTAGCCGGCCATGGCTGGTATCACCACGTAGCGCGACGACGCACCCTGTATCACAAACTGCACGGACTGATTCTGTCTCGCAGGGTAGCCGAGCACCTTTCCCTGACGGAATCTGAAGTGGCAGGCCTCATCGCCCGCTGTTATGACTGGTTTATCGAAAAAGGTTTCAGCGCGCCATCACTCTATGTGCCCCCGGCCTGGGCACTGGGCCGGATTCGGCGCCAGACACTGGACGCCCTGCCATTCAGAGTTTACGAGAATCTATCGGGCGTCTATCGGATTGGCGACGACCGCTTTGTCAGGTTGCCATTGACCGGCTATGAGGCGGAGGACCCGCTGCGGGTCGCCTTTCTGTCGGGCTGGAACCGCCTTAATGAATTGCGCGCCAGGAACACGGCTACAGCGTTAAGACTCTCGATCCACCCACTGGATTTCTCCCTGGGACTGGCGGGCCAGATCGAAGCTCAGCTCAAACGAGCAGACTCATTTCTGGGTTATGAGCAACTCTTTGCCACGTGA
- a CDS encoding DUF4197 domain-containing protein, with translation MIRLSKFITLIPFLFAVSTGQLVAAEKWWEKAASLLSGSDESQEQGQLNGSEIADAFKQALRMGSETVVARLGATDGFNADAAIHIPLPGELDRVKSMLASVGMSGPVDDLELKLNRAAEQATPIAKELFIQAIAAMTFEDVMAIYQGPNDSATRYFREKMSPALASQMQPIVEDSLSQVGAIQVLDQVMGRYQAIPFARDIDLDMTDYVVQKGMDGIFYYLAREEASIRENPVRQTTDLLKKVFGAR, from the coding sequence ATGATTAGGCTAAGTAAATTTATCACGCTCATCCCCTTCTTGTTTGCCGTTTCAACGGGTCAGCTGGTAGCAGCAGAAAAATGGTGGGAAAAAGCGGCCAGTCTGTTATCAGGCTCTGACGAATCTCAGGAACAGGGTCAACTGAACGGCAGTGAAATCGCCGATGCTTTCAAGCAGGCCCTGCGTATGGGTTCAGAAACTGTGGTCGCCCGGCTGGGCGCTACTGATGGATTCAATGCGGACGCTGCAATCCACATACCTCTGCCGGGTGAACTGGACAGGGTGAAATCGATGCTGGCGTCTGTGGGTATGTCCGGGCCGGTCGACGACCTGGAGTTAAAGCTTAACCGGGCGGCGGAACAGGCGACACCGATTGCCAAAGAGCTTTTTATCCAGGCGATCGCGGCTATGACGTTTGAAGATGTCATGGCGATTTACCAGGGCCCCAATGATTCAGCCACCCGTTATTTCAGGGAGAAGATGTCGCCTGCACTGGCAAGTCAGATGCAGCCCATCGTCGAGGACAGCCTTTCCCAGGTCGGCGCCATTCAGGTGCTGGATCAGGTCATGGGTAGATACCAGGCCATTCCCTTTGCCCGCGACATCGATCTGGACATGACCGACTATGTTGTGCAAAAAGGGATGGATGGTATTTTTTATTACCTGGCCAGGGAAGAAGCCTCAATTCGTGAAAATCCGGTCCGACAGACTACTGACTTACTGAAAAAAGTGTTCGGCGCCAGGTAA
- a CDS encoding class I SAM-dependent methyltransferase — MAVKDFPSQDSTAPLQRGGEDVADYLPLLDNLGRLLSQPAPEPLRVFHGRGHRYPGLEHVTLDWYPPVLLLTFYQEPVHSAQLLEKILAADVHKQVKSVVLQRRQRHRADAELLWGEQFETCTVVEGGLSFEVRPGVNRNVGLFLDMRPLREWLQTHSQGRNVLNLFAYTCSLSVAAVAGGARQVVSVDMSRPSIQWGLRNHRLNNQDASLVRSLPHNIFTSWGRIQQLGRYDCILVDPPTRQRGSFDVAKNYPAVIKRLPKLIKPGADVIATINSPYQGPGFLIEQFEKFAPALRFVEFLPIAAEFQDKYPERGLNICLFREA; from the coding sequence ATGGCAGTAAAAGATTTCCCTTCACAAGACAGTACAGCACCCTTGCAGCGTGGCGGGGAGGATGTCGCCGACTATCTGCCCCTCCTCGATAACCTTGGCCGCCTGTTGTCACAACCTGCGCCGGAACCCTTGCGTGTCTTTCATGGCAGAGGGCATCGGTATCCCGGCCTGGAACATGTCACCCTCGACTGGTATCCGCCGGTTCTACTGCTGACTTTTTACCAGGAGCCGGTCCATTCCGCTCAACTGCTGGAAAAGATTCTTGCTGCGGATGTCCACAAGCAGGTCAAGTCTGTGGTTTTGCAGCGGCGCCAGCGGCATCGGGCCGACGCGGAGCTGCTGTGGGGGGAACAGTTTGAAACCTGCACAGTGGTTGAAGGGGGGCTCAGCTTCGAGGTCAGGCCAGGCGTGAACCGTAACGTCGGCCTGTTTCTTGATATGCGTCCCTTGCGGGAATGGCTGCAGACTCACAGCCAGGGCCGCAACGTACTCAACCTGTTCGCCTACACCTGCTCGTTGTCTGTTGCGGCAGTGGCGGGAGGTGCCCGACAGGTGGTCAGCGTGGATATGAGTCGGCCCAGTATCCAGTGGGGCCTGCGCAATCACCGGCTCAACAATCAGGACGCTTCCCTGGTCAGGAGCCTGCCCCATAATATCTTCACCAGCTGGGGACGAATCCAGCAACTGGGCCGTTACGACTGCATCCTGGTAGACCCGCCGACCCGACAGCGGGGCAGTTTCGATGTAGCAAAGAACTATCCCGCGGTAATCAAACGCCTGCCCAAGTTGATCAAGCCGGGTGCCGACGTGATTGCTACCATAAACAGTCCCTACCAGGGACCCGGGTTTTTGATTGAACAGTTTGAAAAATTCGCGCCTGCACTGCGGTTTGTTGAGTTTCTGCCGATAGCCGCGGAGTTCCAGGACAAGTACCCGGAAAGAGGCCTGAACATCTGCTTATTCAGGGAGGCTTGA